The Nocardia sp. NBC_01503 sequence GGTCCGCGACCGCATTGAGCCATTCGTGGGCGGTGTGAACCGCGGCTGACAGGGGATCCTTGTGCGATGACATGAATTCAGCGTCCAACCTCGGCCGATACCCGGCAAGGGTCCGATGTCACTTCGCTGTCATCGCCGATCACACTGTGCATGAATATGTTTCGGATGCGTGGGACCGAGGTTCGTCGCGGATGCGCTGCTGGCATCCGATCTGCGCGAAAGCCGATAGCCGAAGTATCGGTCGCCGTTATCCTGATACCAACGTCTTCCGATCAGAGGGCTTGTGGCACTGGGGCCGAGGGGCCCACCGGCCGCCGGATGGGCGGTGCGGGCACCGCACGAGGCGGTGCTCGCGGAGAGTCTCGCCGGATGGAGCGAGCGTTACCCACAGGTGCGGGTTGATCGCAGTGTCGTCTACGGCCCCACGGTTCCGAGGTGCCGCCGCGGTAGGGGCGGTTGGCCTTCGTATCCGCTGACTTCCGGCCCTGCCGGATCGTGCCGTGCGGGCGCATGGTCGATGACGACGACGAATCCGCTGCAAGAGAATGGATTCGATGAGATGAGCGATGATCCCATTCGAGCTGTCGCGGATTCCGCGCGCGATCATGATGTGGTCCCGTGGCCTGCTGTCGTCGACGGAATCGGCTCCCTGTCCGCGCTGGCGGGCACGCAAGGGCGCGATTCGGGTTGGATTGTCCGGGAGAATCCGGCCCGGCCGGAGGTCTCCGACGTAGCGGTGTTCACCGTGGGTTCCGGCGGTGTCGCGAGCCGCGGAACGCCGGAGGAGGCCGGTACCGCTTCGACGGCAGGGGTATTGGTTGCCGGGGTGTACACGGCGGCAGGGCCGGATCAGCACTTGCTGGAGGGGCCGTGCTGGACCGCGGTGACGCTGGACCCGCCCGGGATGACCGCGGAGCGGTTTCTCGACCTCCGCGCGGGTGCGCTGTACCGGGTGGGACCGACGGGGGGCTTCCGCAGTGTTCGGTTCGCTTGCGCGGATCGCCCAGGTGTCATGGTCATGCGTGTCGCGGCAACGGGGACGGGAATCGATGGCGGGGAACCACTGCGGGTATCGGCCGCGGATGTGACCGCCACCGTCACCGAAATCCCGATGGACGCACTCGGTGCGCCGGGCACGCGGACACGCTGCGTTCGAATCGAATCCGCGACGGGCGGCGCCATCGTGGCGGCGGCGGCTCAGCATCGCGTGGACACCGAGGACGGATGCCGCCTGGAGCGGGTCGCGGCGATAGGCGCCGATACCGCCGAGCGCACGGGTAGCGGGCGCGTGGTGCGGGAGTTGCGGCAGGCGTGGGAGCACGGGATCGACGGTCTGCTGGCCGCGCATGGCGCGGCTTGGTCACGCCGCTGGTCCAGCGTCGGGATCGACCTGCCGGATGATCCCGAGACCGAACTCGCGGTGCGGTTCGCGTTGTATCAGCTGTGGACCAACGCCGATGCGCACGGGGAGTCCGCGGTCGGTGCGCGCGGGATCTCCGGCACCGATTACCTGGGCCATATCTTCTGGGACGCCGATGCTTTCGTCCTGCCCGCGATGGTGAGCATCGACCCCGAGGCGGCCGAAGCGATAGTGGCCTATCGGTTGCGGCGGCTCGGCGCGGCGCGGGAACGGGCTCGCGCGGCGGGCTATCGGGGTGCCCGGTTCCCCTGGGAGTCGGCCGCCGACGGCACCGATGTGACGCCACGCAGCGGATTCCTCGGTGGCACAACGGTTCCCATCCGCACCGGAATCCTCGAGGAGCACATCACCGCCGACATTGCCTGGGCCGCCGACCGATATGCCGAGTGGACCGGCCGTCGTGACTTCGTCCGCACCACGGCGCGCGAACTACTCACCGAGACCGCCCGCTATTGGGCCTCGCGATGTCGAGTGGATGCCCGGGGGCAGGCGCACCTGGAACAGGTCATCGGCCCTGACGAATACCACGAATCAGTGGACGACAACGCTTTCACGAACGTGATGGCCCGCTGGAATCTACGTCGCGCTGCCCGGCTCGAACCCGAAGACCATACGGAGGCAACCGAGTTCGCCGCCTGGCGCGCGCTGGCCGACCGGATCGTGGACCAGCTGCGACCGGACGGGCGGTACGAACAGTTCCGTGGGTATTTCGGACTCGAACCGCTGCTGGCCGCGGCGGTGGCCCGACCTCCGGTCGCCGCGGATGTGCTGCTCGGCCAGCACCGAGTCACCGGATCGCAACTGATCAAACAACCCGACGTGCTGATGCTGCACCACCTGGTGCCCGAGGAAGTCGCTCCCGCGTCACTG is a genomic window containing:
- a CDS encoding glycosyl hydrolase family 65 protein, which produces MSDDPIRAVADSARDHDVVPWPAVVDGIGSLSALAGTQGRDSGWIVRENPARPEVSDVAVFTVGSGGVASRGTPEEAGTASTAGVLVAGVYTAAGPDQHLLEGPCWTAVTLDPPGMTAERFLDLRAGALYRVGPTGGFRSVRFACADRPGVMVMRVAATGTGIDGGEPLRVSAADVTATVTEIPMDALGAPGTRTRCVRIESATGGAIVAAAAQHRVDTEDGCRLERVAAIGADTAERTGSGRVVRELRQAWEHGIDGLLAAHGAAWSRRWSSVGIDLPDDPETELAVRFALYQLWTNADAHGESAVGARGISGTDYLGHIFWDADAFVLPAMVSIDPEAAEAIVAYRLRRLGAARERARAAGYRGARFPWESAADGTDVTPRSGFLGGTTVPIRTGILEEHITADIAWAADRYAEWTGRRDFVRTTARELLTETARYWASRCRVDARGQAHLEQVIGPDEYHESVDDNAFTNVMARWNLRRAARLEPEDHTEATEFAAWRALADRIVDQLRPDGRYEQFRGYFGLEPLLAAAVARPPVAADVLLGQHRVTGSQLIKQPDVLMLHHLVPEEVAPASLTPNLDFYGPRTTHGSSLSLPVMATLLARAGRPDSALEMLGPALRLDLDDRNGTTAGGLHMATFGGVWQAMLTGFAGVRVRDGVMRVRPMLPHRWSRLGIAFRVLGRHIRLDITPGGTTVRTDGPVVVAVGGHPVRVVTGESWWPATTKGTM